From Dermacentor albipictus isolate Rhodes 1998 colony chromosome 8, USDA_Dalb.pri_finalv2, whole genome shotgun sequence:
GGATAGTCCGCATTGAAaggggaaaattgtcatccacccgtaAGCAGCATGattctacaaaggaaacccataacgggtttcttagaaagaaagctttgtagttgaagaaaaattaattCCGGTCtaggaatttttcttcaactgtgaagctttctaAGAAACTTGTAGGGGTTCCCTTTGTACTTTAATGCAGCTTACAggcggatgacaatttttccctttcatgaacttCCCTCCACTTTGCAAGCTGCTGCAGAACTCGTTCACCATAGTTCTCATCGGCTTGACTCATACGTCTACTCTTTCAACTCTGCACACTCAGCCATGGAGCCTGGATTTATGCAACAGCCTTTAGAGAAGTGCGATGAAGAGCTTCACCAGCTAGTCTTGAAGGAGAAGCAGCGACAGCTGCGTGGCCTTGAGATGATCGCCTCCGAGAACTTCACCAGTCTGGCAGTCACCCAGTGCCTTGGGACCTGCCTCACCAACAAGTACTCAGAGGGATACCCTGGGCAGAGGTGAGGCCACGCCTTTGTAGCCTTTGTTTGTttatctgtttgtttgtatttctttctttcttttaattttgggTATTTGCCATGAGGCATAGGCAGTAAAAAATTAACAAGAAGGGACACCAAATAAATGCATGCAGCAACGTTTGATGCAGGTACTGCAGCAATGAGTTTGTGCATTCATTGTTCACTATCCAATGCCCCGGTAGTTGCATTGAGAGACAAATAGAAACTATTTTTAACTTTTATTCGCCCAAGCTTTATCAAATTTTTGCCCAAAGAAAAGCATTTTAATAACACTTAGAAACACCTCATGTGGGAACTTAGAGCATCAGAAATTTATTTGTAACTTCGGGGGAAGATTTCGTGGTGCTCGTTATGGAAATATGAAATAAGCTGTTAGTGTGAAACAACACCTCTGTGTCCGTACATTTCcttactgtttgttcttgactttgAGGGCCAACTGTCTGGCATCTTTTGGCAGGCTGTTAAAACATTTGGCAGTGCAAAATGTGTTTAGAGCCAACAAGGACAACACCAGAACAACAATCATGGAAAACACAAATTTAGAAGTATGAAACAACTGGCTCAATAGTGCATATtgttggggaaaaaaaagaaaaaaacattgcatTGATTATGCCTGAAATCTTTGGTCAGTCATCCTTGTTGGAAACTCCACGTGCAGAGTATTGTTTTCCATTTAGGAGATGGTGACACAGCGGGACATTTTTGTTGGGCAACCGCACACAATGTTCGAATCCTGTTTTCTCTGGCTTGAAGGGGCAGGGTGTCCGGACATGGGAGATTAGCCTGCCCAGTAGGTAGCCATTGCTTCCTTGAATACCTGAGCTAAATATTGATTCCTGCATGCACAGCAGGGAGCTAGAGCATTGCTCAAAACTTTATGCCAGCTCTCTTTCTCAATTCAGGCCAATTTCTATGCTCATTGTGACACGTCATTAACATGATCACCATTGGCTGGGTTTCCAGCGCTTTTGGTGGGGCAAAAAAATTGACAAGCCGTAtactggtgatgatgatgattatatttAATGGCATCTCTTTTGAAATGGGGCATTGCAAAATAGTCATTTACCACGCTTGAGCTAACCAGGTTTTACTATATTATTTTATTTGCCTACACCTGTAACGACAGGGCTCTATCTCTTCACTGCTTTCTTTGTCCTCTAATACTCTAAACGCCTCTTGCTTATCTTGAGTGCTGATTAGTTAATGGCCCCATCAGCTCTCCAGCCCAGTGCATCAGGAAAGTAGGCCTTCTGTATTGTCCTGGCTGGGGGAACGTATCTTGACATTCCATTACAATGTTCTGAATTGTCTCCAGATTTTGTCCGAGTGGACAACAGTACCCCAGTGCTGATACTACAGCCTCCAAAATTGATCAGCACAGCCTACCTAATCTTCAAGCCTATGCCAATATCGGAGCTGAGCGTAAAAGCTGTGCACACTACAATCGTCATGTCTCATGCGCTGCTGACCACGCACTGCAACAACATCCATTCCCATTGGCAGGTACTACGGTGGCAACGAGTTCATCGATGAGATCGAAATCCTGTGCCAGAAGCGGGCCCTGGAGGCGTACCGTCTGGACCCCCAGCTCTGGGGCGTCAACGTGCAGCCCTACTCCGGCTCTCCGGCAAACTTCGCCGTCTACACGGGCGTCGTCGAACCACACGGACGCATCATGGGCCTGGACCTGCCCGACGGGGGCCACCTGACCCACGGCTTCttcaccgacaagaagaagatctcGGCGACGTCCATCTTCTTCGAGTCGATGCCGTACAAGGTGAACCCGCAGACGGGCCTCATCGACTACGACAAGCTGCAGCAGACGGCTGCTCTGTTCAAGCCCAAGCTCATTATTGCTGGTGCGTGAGAACGTGCTTCTGCGTTAAGCAGTTCAGTCCTAGCATAGAAAGTCTTGGGAAGCATAGAGTGACATTTATAGTGTTCAGCACAGAGACTTCAAAAGCGACAGACAGCAGAGGAGACATACACAAGCACTACATTAAACCAATGGTTTATTTGAAGGAAGGCTACCTAGACCTGCTACACCCTAGCTCGCTAATCTGTGTGACATCCTGATGGGGGTTTTCTTTGCGCCGGTTTACTCATAACAACCGCAGTGGGTCTTATTTCCTGTGTGTGTCAGTTCCTATAAAGTTGTAGCTCTTCTTATAGTCTGTCCACTGTGATGCACATGGAGTAACAGTGTATAGTTATACACTGGGAAGAATATGTATTGGTAAGAATATGCAGTGCTTGTGGTAACAGGGTTCTGCCCCCACTGGATGCGTGTGTGTGaggtgaaaaaacaacaacagatgAAAGGAAAGCATGGAGTTCAGTGTTTTCTTATATAGGAGAAATAATTATTGAATGTGCATGCTTTGTTACGTTTCCTCCAGCAGGAAATGATAGAGCCTTTTCACACAACTGTTGTTCACTATTGCAGCATTCATTATGTAATGTTCATTATTACACTGCTCCTTGTAACACTGCGcagcctttccttcttttttttctcattaatcCACCCATTCTATTCATTCATTTGCCTACTGATGCTCGTTAGGTCACACAATGGGTGAATGCACACCATTTATTTACCTGTGAAAAATAAGGTCGGTACCCTCGCATGCAGGCGTGAGCTGCTACCCCCGTCATCTGGACTACAAGCGATTCCGCGAGATCGCCAACGAGAACAACTCTCTGCTGATGGCCGACATGGCTCACGTCAGCGGCCTGGTGGCTGCACAGGTGGCGCCGAACCCTTTCGAGTACTGCGACATCGTCACAACCACCACGCACAAAACCTTGCGGGGACCCCGAGCAGGGCTCATCTTCTACCGCAAAGGTAtagcattaattaattaattaattcattcattcattcattcattcatttagtgGACCGTACAGTACAACATAAGGTGAAGAggagaaaatgtttctttctcacATCGAGGTTCTAATCTCGGGTAATGCAGCCCACTTGCATGTTTTAAGCCGATTGACAAGCTATCGATGTTATCAGTCAACTCTAGGTCACTTGTGTACGTTCCTTGAATGTTATCTAAAAGTTGCACTTCTAGTTCCTCTGAATCTGACATTTTTTTCCACTCATCAAAGCATGGCTAGTGTAGTGTAAAATTTTTTTTGACCTCATTCTCTTTTATTCTTATCATACGCACTGGGGCTAGTATATGACCTAAGAATTATTTTAGGCCAATTCTGTTCCAGCCCTGACACACTCCGTTTCAAGCTGAGCCTGCCAGTTCTGATCGCGACATGGGCAGGGCATTGCTAAGGCCGATGACAAAGCACCAAAAGGAATTATGATTGGAACAGAATCATTATGTTAACCCTGCTCCATTTTTTGTACAGAGCCATTTCAGTGCAAGCACGTTTCTGCTTTCACGCAGGTGTGCGGTCCGAATCAAAGACCGGTGTGAAGGTCATGTACGACCTCGAAGAGAAGATCAAGCAGGCTGTCTTCCCGGGACTTCAGGGTGGGCCGCACAACAATGTCATTGCAGGTATTGTGCCtatgcgttgtttcttgcacaatGCTGCGAAAAAGTTCTATATGTACAGTAAGACAGCATGCACTGATGTGCCctttctgatatttttttttttggtaaatgAAAGTCAAAACCTTCTGAACCCTAATAAGAAAGGTACTGCCAAGTGTCAAAGCACCCTAAATAATTTGCTGTAATGTTTGTTTCTGCAAACCAGCTTCAATTTTGGTATGCAGGAAATGGATTCCTCTTGACAGACTGGCTGTAGTCCTCATTGTGACTTGTCGAGAGCTTATGGTACTCAGAGCCACAACCCAGTCTCTAGAGAACAACACACTGCTTTATTTCCAATATAAGTGGATGTTTGAACAGATGATAGCGGGAGGAATCAAAAGCACAGAAGAATGTGTTCAAATACCGAAACTCGAATGCATGATGCAAATCGAGTTGCCGAGTGTTTTCGTATTTGGCAGTACTGGGACAAACAGCGAGGACGAGTACAGCTTAGGCTTGTTAGTCGATCAAAGGGTTAACTTGCAGTATGTCGTACCAGCTTGTTTAAACATAAATAGTACTTCTTGGCCAGTTCTAATAAGTTCATACGTGGGCTCACATGGCAATAATGAAAGCCGATCAACAATATTTGATCGTCTATTTCTTGTAATAATGCAGATGGAAGTCTGTTTCGTTCAGCCATAGCATCGCTGTCAGCGCAGTCCGAAACAGCCTGTCAAATTACTGTACTTCATACTACATAGCTTGGACATTTGGGACGGAGCCAGGATTCCCATTACGTCTTGCGCGGCCCCAGTATCACTGTCAGAGCACATTGAAATGGCCAGTCAAATATATTTTAGTATTTTAGATTTGGAGTCGGGTTCCCAGTTGAATGTAGCATACAAGGTACGGGCAGCTCGCAGAAAGAGAACGCACAAACGCCACTGCCTCCTTATTGATTGTTCCAGGAATTGCAGCTGCACTCAAGCAGGCCAGCACCCCCGAGTTCAAGGCCTACCAGGAGCAGGTAGTCAAGAACGCGAAGACGCTTGCCAAGGAACTTCAGGACCGAGGCTACACATGCGTCTCAGGTTCGTAACGACACTGTCACCGCAAATCCCGTCGTGCAAACAGGCGAAAACGTGTTTCCTTTCCTCTAGAAGATGCCCCTGATAAGAAAACGTTTTCGGTGCAAGAATTcgagaggacaaaaaaaaaaatgttgcagccATGACATCTGCACTGGTGTAGTACTCAAACCTCATTGTAGTGAAGTCATATTTGACATGAAACTGCATATTTGACATGAAACTGCACCTTGGTCACATCCCATTTTCATTAAAATGAATGGCTTTCTTTTGCTGCATCTGCGTAGCCTGCTCTATGCCATTGGTACAGTGCATGATCGTTACAATGAAGGATTTTTTATTGTTACTAAAttataaatttgtaaacttcgtgcttcagtgttttttttttagcttgctGATTTTTGACaatctttgtaaaaaaaaaggccCTGAATTAGAATTCTGCTTCCAATAGTTGGTTGAATTCTGTTTCCTCACTCATAAATGtgccaatcttttttttttttgaaattagTGCAGTGGTTGTCTTATGTGAACATTGCGGCTTTTTTATGTTTAATTTATTAGGAATTTTTCACCGGCTAACCACTGTTGCCAAGTTATCGCTCGGCTCGGGATGTGCTTACACGTATCGGAACTTTCTTGGATGTTGTCGCGAATTCTATAGCAAGAGTATGTTGTCTAATTAGATTGCGTGCGTAACACGAGTGGTAGTATACATTCTGGAACACAcacgagcaccagcgattacgctgggaTGTGCGACAAGTCACATACAAATATGCGACGGACTTGACCTGTAGATGAGATTTTCAACAGCCGACGACTGCGTTTGCCATTATcattgttctttgagtgtctctTAATTTCCGTGGGCTCAAATTCTGTCCAACAAAGCGTTAAATTCATGAcccacagttttgctactgtctagttcttcaccgtcactactatgtgacaacAGGTACAAGGATAAGACTTTACATTAACAAAAGCTTAAAAAGAAAAGAGGTAGTTCACAGGACCTGGTCATTACCTGCATCCCATAAGAAACTTAAAGCTGTCTTTATTCAGGTTAGCACCAAGATCTCCTAGCTTCCCTTGCTCCAAAAGCGTTTTAGGCAATAGTCTATTTCCTCCATCTTGGATCACAAGGCTTTGTGACGCACTGTACTTGCACAATCTCTGAAACATATGTGCAAGGCGATAACAAGAGATGCAGTGTAGCTCAAACGCTATCTTGAGTGTGTCATTTTGGTGTTTCTGATGCAGTGCCAGCAATGTAACTGCTACGTATGTAATCTGAATCCTTTCCGTTTTTGCTTGCGTGTTAGCTTTGCACTTTGCATGTGGGGCAAGCAAGTTTGCCGAATACACAGGTGACCATAGATAAAGGCTATTGTTACCAGAAACACTGTGTGGACGCTTATCTAGAGTTTGTCCTGCCTCTTTATTGTGGACCTTTCCTTGATCTATGTATGGAGATTCTTGTGCAATATATATTTATCCTGTGAAAGCTAAGTACTATTCTGATAACACTGAGAGAGAGCAAGACCGTTATTGCAGAAcatgaatgtttttttctttttctttttcccgtaCCTGTAACCACATCAAAGTGAAAACGAATGAGTGTAGTACAGTTAAAGTTTCTTCTGTGGCAGTTtgtgtttcattctttttttttatttctgtatgtTTACCATAACTGTATAAGGGCGTACACCATTTTCCCAAATTGTGGGCCCTTCAGAATTGAAGAGAGTGCTTTAACTCAATATTTAGAAccagtaaaatttttttttcagaaatgcgATCATCAAAAGGTTTATGGCTAGGTTGGCAGGTTTCTAAATTTCTGTCTGGTATAGCGCAGCCAGAACAGAGATGACAGAGAAGAGGGCAACATAATGCTCCTATGTCATCTTTTCTGCCATCCCGCCTGTTGGGACTGTAAAGGATGTCATACTTACTAGCCCTTTTGAGCTTCAGAAATTCACTGCAATACACGACATCTGCATAAGTTTGCGTGAAATTACGCAATTAACAATTCAGAATTTCAGTATCTGCTTGCCTGCACTCTCTGTAGTTGCTGGATCAAAAGCTATGCGCTTATCATTTTAGCGGTACACTTGCTAGCCTGCGACACCACCCGGCCGTGAGCAATTTCTGCGAATTATACCACAAATTTTTCTTATTCTAGAAAACCCACCCGAAAGCTCAGTACTGAAATGTTTTGTCTTTATAGTCTTTCATTGTCATCATTAGTTCATTGAAGCCCAGTGCAACTGAAGGTGACCTCTCTGTATGCTCTCCAGTTACCTCAATCGAGGCACTAATATTGTTTTGATGGAGAGTGTCAGGGACCCACTATGTGCCTTAGTGTCAAAGGGCCTTGACAGATTGTCGCCATATTTGCCTTCTACATGGCCCACAGTCTGAGGAGTCATTGCAGTTGCAACAGGAGCTTTGTAGTTTGACCAATGCCAGGCCAAGCAAACGATTACAATTACTTGTTTGGTTACCATCATTCAATTGGCTTCCTCCCAGAAATCTAGATGTTGTTCGGACAATGTATAAAAAGCTAGCAGTGGAGTCAATGCGACTCATTTATCTGGACAAGTAGGACTCACAAGTGAAATATAGATTTCAAGTGGTGTTACTatatttttgttctttatttttctatttcttctgCCCTCATTCTTCTAgggcctctctctctcctctacTCACTCCCTTGTAAACCTGTTCATTAATAAAGAGCTCTCTCTGTCTAAAATTACTTTGCCTACCTACATGTTATCTTGTAGGCCTCTGTATGTGGCACTCATGCGCCCGCAACTCTCGCAGGAGGCACAGACAACCACTTAGTCTGGGTCGACCTGCGACCCACGGGCCTCAACGGCTCGCGAGCGGAGCGCGTGCTCGAGCTCATGTCCATCGCGTGCAACAAGAACACCGTGCCCGGCGACAAGAGCGCGCTCAACCCTGGCGGCATCCGCCTGGGCACCCCTGCCCTCACCACGCGAGGCCTCAAGGAGAACGACATCATCAAGGTGGCCGAGTACATCCACAAAGGTAGGAGCTCGCGTGGCCACTTTCGCTACGAGCAAACACTAGCTATGGACCATCGAGTGGGTTGAACATGCCCATTCGTTCGACCATCCATTCCCAACAGGTGGCAGCTGCGCTGTTGTGCTGAGGCTCGCGATGCCAGAGACGCGACAATCGTAACCGGGTATCGGGGGCGGTTTCATATAGTTTCCTTAGTTATACTCGCAGACAACATTCTGTCGCTGCACAGGCAAAAACTTTGGGGCCGGAGCTTCTCAGTTGTATTAAAAGCATGAATCGGAAAGTATTtgccccctttttttctcttttttttttttgccaaatcatGGCTGTAAATGCGAGGTCAACATaaccattcccagcggtggacctttcttggactggCCTGGCCTTATCTGCTGGTAGCCCCAcagcacggcgctgctgtcagttgttgaagatggcagttGTGCTTCACACATCCACGGCATACAAGCAACAAAGTGcaattcgttttctatggagcaagggacgaacggccatcgaaattcacagggaaatgcagcccatgtACAGGGGAACGTGTCTCGCTTTGAGAGGTGGCAGGTGGTGGTTttgcgagttcgcaaaaggccgtgaaggcttgcctgacaatgagcgttcgggcaGGCCGCATGCAACATTGACTGATggcaggggcatctcaaatttagtgctgcgatgggacaaatgtctgaaccggtgtggggactacgGTATGTGGAAAAATTATGTAAGGTATGTAGAGTAGTATGTATATATTTGTACTTACCTGTATGTACCCTATTTTCGCTTATAAAAAATATGGCCAAAGACCTTATGATTCACCCTCGTAGATCGCCAAGTAGCACAGATGGATTTAATTTTGCTCTTGGTTTCCCTGCCTTTAACACTGCTGTGCCCAAAAGCAGTAACTATTAGCAAAAAAAGTTTCTTAATATTTCTGCCTGTTTTATCTTGTAACAGAAAATAACGAAATGTTTAAACAAGGCACATTGTGTTGCATAATAATCCCTTGATATCTTTTGTACATAGACGAAAAGAAAGTTGTGCATCAGGACATgtggccttttcttttcttttctttttcttttttgacataaTGTTT
This genomic window contains:
- the Shmt gene encoding serine hydroxymethyltransferase isoform X3, with amino-acid sequence MRIPDSAMEPGFMQQPLEKCDEELHQLVLKEKQRQLRGLEMIASENFTSLAVTQCLGTCLTNKYSEGYPGQRYYGGNEFIDEIEILCQKRALEAYRLDPQLWGVNVQPYSGSPANFAVYTGVVEPHGRIMGLDLPDGGHLTHGFFTDKKKISATSIFFESMPYKVNPQTGLIDYDKLQQTAALFKPKLIIAGVSCYPRHLDYKRFREIANENNSLLMADMAHVSGLVAAQVAPNPFEYCDIVTTTTHKTLRGPRAGLIFYRKGVRSESKTGVKVMYDLEEKIKQAVFPGLQGGPHNNVIAGIAAALKQASTPEFKAYQEQVVKNAKTLAKELQDRGYTCVSGGTDNHLVWVDLRPTGLNGSRAERVLELMSIACNKNTVPGDKSALNPGGIRLGTPALTTRGLKENDIIKVAEYIHKGLAFALEVKANSGPTLKDFKAKLETDPVYVERMNKLREEVEAFALTFFMPGYMDV
- the Shmt gene encoding serine hydroxymethyltransferase isoform X1 — encoded protein: MSAGGDASSVPARNYSAMEPGFMQQPLEKCDEELHQLVLKEKQRQLRGLEMIASENFTSLAVTQCLGTCLTNKYSEGYPGQRYYGGNEFIDEIEILCQKRALEAYRLDPQLWGVNVQPYSGSPANFAVYTGVVEPHGRIMGLDLPDGGHLTHGFFTDKKKISATSIFFESMPYKVNPQTGLIDYDKLQQTAALFKPKLIIAGVSCYPRHLDYKRFREIANENNSLLMADMAHVSGLVAAQVAPNPFEYCDIVTTTTHKTLRGPRAGLIFYRKGVRSESKTGVKVMYDLEEKIKQAVFPGLQGGPHNNVIAGIAAALKQASTPEFKAYQEQVVKNAKTLAKELQDRGYTCVSGGTDNHLVWVDLRPTGLNGSRAERVLELMSIACNKNTVPGDKSALNPGGIRLGTPALTTRGLKENDIIKVAEYIHKGLAFALEVKANSGPTLKDFKAKLETDPVYVERMNKLREEVEAFALTFFMPGYMDV
- the Shmt gene encoding serine hydroxymethyltransferase isoform X2, which gives rise to MSAGGDASSVPARNSMEPGFMQQPLEKCDEELHQLVLKEKQRQLRGLEMIASENFTSLAVTQCLGTCLTNKYSEGYPGQRYYGGNEFIDEIEILCQKRALEAYRLDPQLWGVNVQPYSGSPANFAVYTGVVEPHGRIMGLDLPDGGHLTHGFFTDKKKISATSIFFESMPYKVNPQTGLIDYDKLQQTAALFKPKLIIAGVSCYPRHLDYKRFREIANENNSLLMADMAHVSGLVAAQVAPNPFEYCDIVTTTTHKTLRGPRAGLIFYRKGVRSESKTGVKVMYDLEEKIKQAVFPGLQGGPHNNVIAGIAAALKQASTPEFKAYQEQVVKNAKTLAKELQDRGYTCVSGGTDNHLVWVDLRPTGLNGSRAERVLELMSIACNKNTVPGDKSALNPGGIRLGTPALTTRGLKENDIIKVAEYIHKGLAFALEVKANSGPTLKDFKAKLETDPVYVERMNKLREEVEAFALTFFMPGYMDV
- the Shmt gene encoding serine hydroxymethyltransferase isoform X4 is translated as MRIPAMEPGFMQQPLEKCDEELHQLVLKEKQRQLRGLEMIASENFTSLAVTQCLGTCLTNKYSEGYPGQRYYGGNEFIDEIEILCQKRALEAYRLDPQLWGVNVQPYSGSPANFAVYTGVVEPHGRIMGLDLPDGGHLTHGFFTDKKKISATSIFFESMPYKVNPQTGLIDYDKLQQTAALFKPKLIIAGVSCYPRHLDYKRFREIANENNSLLMADMAHVSGLVAAQVAPNPFEYCDIVTTTTHKTLRGPRAGLIFYRKGVRSESKTGVKVMYDLEEKIKQAVFPGLQGGPHNNVIAGIAAALKQASTPEFKAYQEQVVKNAKTLAKELQDRGYTCVSGGTDNHLVWVDLRPTGLNGSRAERVLELMSIACNKNTVPGDKSALNPGGIRLGTPALTTRGLKENDIIKVAEYIHKGLAFALEVKANSGPTLKDFKAKLETDPVYVERMNKLREEVEAFALTFFMPGYMDV